The following are from one region of the Amia ocellicauda isolate fAmiCal2 chromosome 1, fAmiCal2.hap1, whole genome shotgun sequence genome:
- the sesn1 gene encoding sestrin-1 isoform X2 has product MRHATTANKAVENASLTDLFKICSQCERLCRKEIGVRIPRPLGHGPSRFIPEKEILKVSKVDSRTQAIFEDAFAALGRLDNISLVMGFHPQYLESFLRTQHYLLQMDGPLPLHYRHYIGIMAAARPQCSYLVNLHVNDFLQVGGDPKWLNGLEGAPRKLQHLRELNKILAHRPWLVTKAHIEQLLKAEEYSWSLAELIHAVVLLTHYHSLASFTFGCGISPEIHCEGGHTFRPPSVSSYCVCDIANGNGAQEEMLGNHLVTETSCEVEALMEKMKQLQECRDEEEASQEEMATRFEREKTESMLVVTAEDDEMVPARDVSRHFEDTSYGYKDFSRRGEHVPTFRVQDYSWEDHGYSLVNRLYPDVGQLLDEKFQIAYNLTYNTMAMHKDVDTSMLRRAIWNYIHCMFGIRYDDYDYGEINQLLDRSFKVYIKTVVCSPEKTTKRMYDSFWRQFQHSEKVHVNLLLMEARMQAELLYALRAITRYMT; this is encoded by the exons ATGAGGCATGCAACTACAGCAAACAAAGCGGTGGAAAACGCGTCACTTACAGATCTGTTTAAGATATGCTCTCAGTGTGAGCGGCTTTGTAGAAAG gAAATTGGGGTAAGAATCCCAAGACCTCTGGGACACGGACCAAGCAGATTTATCCCTGAGAAAGAG ATTCTTAAAGTGAGCAAAGTTGATTCAAGAACACAGGCGATATTTGAAGACGCTTTTGCTGCCTTGGGCCGCCTTGACAACATCTCACTGGTGATGGGGTTCCATCCTCAGTATCTGGAGAGCTTCCTGAGGACACAGCACTACCTGCTGCAGATGGACGGCCCTCTTCCTCTGCACTATCGGCACTACATTGGGATCATG GCTGCAGCCAGGCCTCAGTGTTCCTATCTGGTAAACCTGCATGTGAATGACTTCCTTCAAGTGGGAGGGGACCCCAAGTGGCTGAACGGCCTGGAAGGTGCCCCACGCAAGCTGCAGCATCTGAGAGAGCTGAACAAGATCTTGGCCCACAGACCATGGCTGGTCACAAAAGCACACATTGAG CAACTCCTGAAGGCTGAGGAATACAGTTGGTCCCTGGCGGAGCTCATTCACGCAGTGGTGCTGCTCACTCACTACCACTCCCTGGCCTCCTTCACTTTCGGCTGTGGGATCAGTCCTGAGATCCACTGTGAGGGGGGGCACACCTTCCGGCCGCCCTCTGTCAGCAGCTACTGTGTCTGTGACATCGCCAATGGCAATGGAGCGCAGGAGGAGATGCTGGGGAACCATCTG GTGACTGAAACCTCTTGTGAAGTGGAAGCCCTGATGGAGAAGATGAAGCAGCTGCAGGAGTGTAGGGATGAGGAGGAGGCCAGTCAGGAGGAGATGGCCACCCGCTTCGAGAGGGAGAAGACCGAGAGCATGCTGGTGGTGACTGCAG AGGATGATGAGATGGTGCCAGCTCGAGATGTGTCCCGGCACTTTGAGGACACCAGTTATGGCTACAAGGACTTCTCTAGGCGTGGAGAGCACGTGCCTACATTTCGTGTCCAG GATTACAGTTGGGAGGACCATGGCTACTCCTTGGTGAATCGTCTTTATCCAGACGTGGGGCAGCTGCTGGATGAGAAATTCCAGATTGCGTACAACTTGACCTACAACACCATGGCCATGCACAAAGATGTGGACACCTCCATGCTGAGGCGTGCGATCTGGAACTACATCCACTGCATGTTTGGAATAAG GTATGACGATTATGACTATGGAGAAATTAACCAGCTGTTGGATCGCAGCTTTAAGGTCTATATCAAGACTGTGGTGTGCAGTCCAGAGAAGACCACAAAGAGAATGTATGACAGCTTCTGGAGGCAGTTTCAGCACTCTGAGAAG GTACATGTGAATTTGCTTCTAATGGAAGCTCGAATGCAGGCGGAACTGCTCTATGCTCTGAGAGCCATTACTCGCTACATGACATGA
- the sesn1 gene encoding sestrin-1 isoform X3, which yields MGFHPQYLESFLRTQHYLLQMDGPLPLHYRHYIGIMAAARPQCSYLVNLHVNDFLQVGGDPKWLNGLEGAPRKLQHLRELNKILAHRPWLVTKAHIEQLLKAEEYSWSLAELIHAVVLLTHYHSLASFTFGCGISPEIHCEGGHTFRPPSVSSYCVCDIANGNGAQEEMLGNHLVTETSCEVEALMEKMKQLQECRDEEEASQEEMATRFEREKTESMLVVTAEDDEMVPARDVSRHFEDTSYGYKDFSRRGEHVPTFRVQDYSWEDHGYSLVNRLYPDVGQLLDEKFQIAYNLTYNTMAMHKDVDTSMLRRAIWNYIHCMFGIRYDDYDYGEINQLLDRSFKVYIKTVVCSPEKTTKRMYDSFWRQFQHSEKVHVNLLLMEARMQAELLYALRAITRYMT from the exons ATGGGGTTCCATCCTCAGTATCTGGAGAGCTTCCTGAGGACACAGCACTACCTGCTGCAGATGGACGGCCCTCTTCCTCTGCACTATCGGCACTACATTGGGATCATG GCTGCAGCCAGGCCTCAGTGTTCCTATCTGGTAAACCTGCATGTGAATGACTTCCTTCAAGTGGGAGGGGACCCCAAGTGGCTGAACGGCCTGGAAGGTGCCCCACGCAAGCTGCAGCATCTGAGAGAGCTGAACAAGATCTTGGCCCACAGACCATGGCTGGTCACAAAAGCACACATTGAG CAACTCCTGAAGGCTGAGGAATACAGTTGGTCCCTGGCGGAGCTCATTCACGCAGTGGTGCTGCTCACTCACTACCACTCCCTGGCCTCCTTCACTTTCGGCTGTGGGATCAGTCCTGAGATCCACTGTGAGGGGGGGCACACCTTCCGGCCGCCCTCTGTCAGCAGCTACTGTGTCTGTGACATCGCCAATGGCAATGGAGCGCAGGAGGAGATGCTGGGGAACCATCTG GTGACTGAAACCTCTTGTGAAGTGGAAGCCCTGATGGAGAAGATGAAGCAGCTGCAGGAGTGTAGGGATGAGGAGGAGGCCAGTCAGGAGGAGATGGCCACCCGCTTCGAGAGGGAGAAGACCGAGAGCATGCTGGTGGTGACTGCAG AGGATGATGAGATGGTGCCAGCTCGAGATGTGTCCCGGCACTTTGAGGACACCAGTTATGGCTACAAGGACTTCTCTAGGCGTGGAGAGCACGTGCCTACATTTCGTGTCCAG GATTACAGTTGGGAGGACCATGGCTACTCCTTGGTGAATCGTCTTTATCCAGACGTGGGGCAGCTGCTGGATGAGAAATTCCAGATTGCGTACAACTTGACCTACAACACCATGGCCATGCACAAAGATGTGGACACCTCCATGCTGAGGCGTGCGATCTGGAACTACATCCACTGCATGTTTGGAATAAG GTATGACGATTATGACTATGGAGAAATTAACCAGCTGTTGGATCGCAGCTTTAAGGTCTATATCAAGACTGTGGTGTGCAGTCCAGAGAAGACCACAAAGAGAATGTATGACAGCTTCTGGAGGCAGTTTCAGCACTCTGAGAAG GTACATGTGAATTTGCTTCTAATGGAAGCTCGAATGCAGGCGGAACTGCTCTATGCTCTGAGAGCCATTACTCGCTACATGACATGA